A window from Marinagarivorans cellulosilyticus encodes these proteins:
- a CDS encoding saccharopine dehydrogenase family protein, which yields MSKVLIIGAGGVGGVVTHKCAQLADVFTDIILASRTEAKCKKIAAQLKRPIRTAQVDADNVPELTALLEKEKPSLVINVALPYQDLHIMDACLNAGIHYMDTANYEPPEEAKFEYSWQWAYQDKFEQAGLMALLGSGFDPGVTNVYTAYLKKHYFDEIHELDIIDCNAGDHGQPFATNFNPEINIREVTANGRYWQDGQWVETPPLSIKDTYDFPEGIGPKNMYLMYHEELESITKHFPEIKRARFWMTFGDAYLKHLEVLENVGMTGIEPVIYNGVEIVPLQFLKAVLPDPSSLGPLTKGRTCIGCVAKGIKDGKERIMYIYNICDHEACYEEVQSQAISYTTGVPAMIGAKMMLEGKWMKAGVWNMEQFDPDPFMEDLNSYGLPWTVVELKNTGLAS from the coding sequence ATGAGCAAAGTTTTAATTATTGGCGCCGGTGGCGTGGGCGGTGTTGTTACCCACAAGTGCGCACAACTGGCCGATGTATTTACCGACATTATTTTAGCGAGCCGCACCGAAGCCAAATGCAAAAAAATTGCCGCGCAACTCAAACGCCCTATTCGCACAGCACAAGTGGATGCCGACAATGTCCCAGAGCTAACAGCGCTACTTGAAAAAGAAAAGCCTAGCTTAGTCATTAACGTTGCCCTCCCCTACCAAGATTTACACATAATGGATGCTTGCCTTAATGCCGGCATTCACTACATGGATACAGCAAACTACGAACCACCAGAAGAAGCCAAGTTTGAATATAGCTGGCAATGGGCATATCAAGATAAATTCGAGCAAGCAGGCCTTATGGCCTTGCTTGGTAGCGGCTTTGACCCAGGCGTCACCAATGTTTATACAGCCTATCTTAAAAAACATTATTTTGACGAGATCCACGAGTTAGATATTATTGATTGCAATGCCGGCGACCACGGGCAACCCTTTGCTACTAATTTCAACCCAGAAATCAATATTCGCGAAGTAACGGCGAATGGACGCTACTGGCAAGATGGCCAATGGGTGGAAACCCCACCATTATCCATTAAAGATACCTACGACTTCCCCGAAGGGATCGGGCCCAAGAATATGTACCTGATGTACCATGAAGAGCTTGAATCCATTACCAAGCACTTCCCAGAAATTAAGCGTGCACGCTTCTGGATGACATTCGGCGATGCTTATTTAAAACACCTAGAGGTACTCGAAAATGTAGGCATGACAGGCATAGAGCCCGTCATATATAACGGTGTAGAAATTGTACCCTTACAATTTCTAAAAGCTGTTTTGCCCGATCCCTCGAGCCTTGGGCCACTAACCAAAGGCAGAACATGCATTGGCTGTGTTGCAAAAGGCATTAAAGACGGCAAAGAACGCATTATGTACATTTACAACATTTGCGATCACGAAGCTTGCTACGAAGAAGTTCAATCGCAAGCCATCTCTTACACCACTGGCGTACCCGCCATGATTGGCGCCAAGATGATGCTCGAAGGCAAATGGATGAAGGCCGGCGTGTGGAATATGGAACAATTCGACCCAGACCCCTTTATGGAAGACCTTAACAGCTACGGCCTACCTTGGACGGTTGTTGAGCTTAAAAACACCGGCCTAGCCAGCTAA